From a region of the Apibacter sp. B3706 genome:
- a CDS encoding fructosamine kinase family protein, with translation MNLQNILKRLPIKITTYKPISGGDTNKSYVLQSEEGNFFMKTNSTKEFPGMLREEAKGLKSIEETHTLRTPKIIKIDDSGNEQYLILELISKGEANEEIWENFGKSLASMHKIPQPFFGFSSDNYVGRLPQKNTKSSTWGEFYAQYHLQPLIKKLTDMNALSNQEVRAAENFYQQIDDIFPKETPSLVHGDLWSGNFLISDTGNPVVLDPAVYYGHREMDLGMTRLFGGFSVDFYEGYNSKYPLEKGWEKRIPYTQLYPLLVHSILFGNYYLEEVKSILSVF, from the coding sequence ATGAATCTGCAGAATATACTGAAACGTTTACCGATTAAGATAACTACTTATAAACCTATTTCGGGCGGAGACACAAATAAGTCATACGTTTTACAATCTGAAGAGGGAAATTTTTTTATGAAAACCAATAGTACAAAAGAATTTCCCGGAATGCTTAGAGAGGAAGCAAAAGGACTAAAATCTATAGAGGAAACCCATACATTAAGAACCCCTAAGATTATTAAAATTGATGATAGTGGCAATGAGCAATATTTGATTCTAGAATTAATTTCCAAAGGGGAAGCCAATGAAGAAATATGGGAAAATTTTGGAAAATCTCTTGCTTCGATGCATAAAATTCCTCAACCGTTTTTTGGATTCAGTAGCGATAATTATGTGGGACGTTTACCTCAAAAAAATACTAAATCGTCTACATGGGGTGAATTCTATGCTCAATATCATTTGCAACCCTTAATAAAAAAATTGACTGATATGAATGCTTTAAGTAATCAAGAAGTACGAGCGGCAGAAAATTTTTATCAACAAATTGATGATATTTTTCCTAAAGAAACTCCTTCATTAGTCCATGGAGATTTGTGGAGTGGCAACTTCTTAATATCAGATACCGGTAATCCGGTGGTTTTAGATCCGGCCGTTTATTATGGACATAGAGAAATGGATTTGGGCATGACTCGCCTGTTTGGAGGATTTTCCGTCGATTTTTATGAAGGTTACAATTCTAAATACCCTTTAGAAAAAGGATGGGAGAAACGTATACCCTATACCCAATTATACCCTTTGCTGGTTCATTCTATTTTATTCGGCAATTATTATTTAGAGGAAGTTAAAAGTATTTTAAGTGTTTTTTAG
- a CDS encoding SIS domain-containing protein, with protein sequence MDDQMILKAGKDTILFETTELQSLYNRLGDDFVKAVRYILDSKGKLVLCGVGKSAHIANKLVATFNSTGTPSQFLHAAEAKHGDLGIISKNDVVICISNSGTSSEIQGVAPFLKEYSSVLIAMTSNKNCLLAELADVVLDTQVAKEADPNNLAPTTSTIVQLAMGDALAVALLQAKNFTSSDFAKYHPGGALGKKLLLKVEQLVKPDRRPEVQLSAHLKEIINSLTYSSYGITVVIEDHKVKGVITDGDVRRTLAKDVDYNQITAKDIMSVTPKTIQKNELASVAFEELKNNQIGQLVVLDAENYVGIIDLHILLDNGFK encoded by the coding sequence TTGGATGATCAAATGATTTTAAAAGCAGGCAAAGATACTATTTTATTTGAAACAACCGAATTACAATCCTTATATAATCGTTTAGGTGATGATTTTGTTAAAGCGGTACGTTATATACTTGATTCTAAGGGTAAACTTGTTTTGTGCGGAGTCGGAAAAAGTGCACATATAGCCAATAAATTAGTAGCCACCTTTAATTCTACCGGAACACCGTCACAATTTTTACACGCCGCCGAGGCAAAGCATGGCGATTTAGGTATTATTTCTAAAAATGATGTGGTCATCTGCATTTCTAACAGCGGTACTTCCTCAGAAATTCAAGGAGTAGCTCCTTTTCTTAAAGAATATTCTTCGGTATTAATAGCCATGACCTCTAATAAAAATTGCTTATTGGCAGAACTTGCTGACGTGGTTTTAGATACTCAAGTGGCAAAAGAAGCTGATCCTAATAATCTGGCACCCACCACTTCCACTATAGTACAATTAGCTATGGGGGATGCTCTCGCAGTTGCCTTACTTCAGGCTAAAAATTTCACTTCTTCCGATTTTGCAAAATATCATCCGGGAGGCGCTTTAGGTAAAAAACTGCTTCTAAAAGTGGAACAATTGGTAAAACCTGACCGAAGACCTGAAGTTCAACTATCTGCTCATCTTAAAGAAATTATCAATTCCTTAACGTATTCATCTTATGGTATCACTGTTGTTATTGAGGATCATAAGGTTAAAGGAGTAATTACTGACGGAGACGTAAGAAGGACCTTAGCTAAAGATGTGGATTATAACCAAATTACAGCTAAAGATATAATGTCTGTTACACCTAAAACCATTCAAAAAAATGAATTAGCCAGTGTTGCTTTTGAAGAGCTTAAAAATAATCAAATAGGTCAATTAGTTGTACTTGATGCAGAAAATTATGTAGGAATTATAGACCTGCACATTCTTTTGGATAATGGATTTAAATAA
- the tatC gene encoding twin-arginine translocase subunit TatC, producing the protein MAQKKENDNANMPFLAHIGVLRKHILRSLVAICLGACFVGYKIHFVMDHIIFGPIHKNFLTFKLMNFFGRIFGSNDVFDMPDEFPIQVRKIFEQLNTAFYVSIVGGFILVFPYVIYELWKFISPGLKPNEKKNSLTFFISTYFLFILGCCFGYFFVTPLTMHFGYFFNISETIKVNIDLSSYIRILLQTVLGMGLIFLLPVIVYVLTSIGILTPNFLKKYRRHALVIILIIAGFITPGDIPSMLVASCPLYLLYEASILVSSLVYKRNKSEAS; encoded by the coding sequence ATGGCTCAAAAAAAAGAGAATGATAATGCGAATATGCCGTTTCTTGCTCATATTGGCGTTTTAAGAAAGCATATTTTACGATCGTTAGTGGCTATATGTTTAGGGGCATGTTTCGTTGGATATAAAATTCATTTTGTAATGGACCATATTATATTCGGTCCGATACATAAGAATTTTTTGACCTTTAAACTTATGAATTTTTTCGGTCGGATCTTTGGTTCTAATGATGTATTTGACATGCCTGACGAATTTCCCATCCAAGTGCGTAAAATTTTTGAGCAATTAAATACAGCCTTTTATGTGTCTATTGTTGGAGGCTTTATATTGGTATTTCCTTATGTTATTTATGAATTATGGAAATTTATTTCTCCCGGACTAAAACCAAATGAAAAGAAAAATTCTTTGACTTTTTTCATATCAACTTATTTTCTCTTTATTCTCGGATGTTGTTTCGGCTATTTTTTTGTTACTCCTCTGACAATGCACTTTGGTTATTTTTTTAATATTTCCGAAACCATTAAAGTTAACATTGATCTGTCCAGTTATATACGAATTTTATTACAAACCGTATTAGGAATGGGCTTGATTTTTTTATTGCCTGTTATTGTATATGTTCTTACCAGTATCGGTATTTTAACTCCAAATTTCTTAAAAAAATACAGAAGACATGCCTTGGTTATTATTTTAATAATTGCCGGATTTATCACCCCCGGTGATATTCCTTCAATGCTCGTTGCCTCTTGTCCTTTATATTTATTATATGAAGCCAGTATATTGGTTTCTTCCTTGGTTTACAAAAGAAATAAAAGTGAAGCTTCTTAA